In the genome of Chrysoperla carnea chromosome 5, inChrCarn1.1, whole genome shotgun sequence, the window ccatgataactttttttctaaagttaagttaaaattttattctatctcgTACCGTTTAGCatctaaattgattattaaagcaacccggagaactgcATCCAAATTGATGTCAAAGCCATAAGGTCCCCCATAAAAATCTGCAACATttgtttcaagttattttttgattgaacgagctattagccgaaatatattaaaatggtgcACCCTGTATAATTTCCCAGGTGCTTTGAGATTGCAAGTtccgaaaatattgaaaaatgcttGGAATATATTCTGCCTAAaggcataaataaattatagctaGATTTGATCTACTTAAGGCAAGATTAGGTCTAACTAGAAAAATTCTAGCATGTACAGCTCTTTAGGTAGATTTGCTCTCGAATTTAACTAGACAGCGTTACAGTTCATTAGAATTTTTCTATCTAGAACAAATCTTGCTCCAGTTAGGTCAGATCtaaagattatatatttttgtccaAACAAATTTAAAGCTTAGCACacacaatttaaaatgaaaaatgaaatctCCGGTTATGAAAATATTCCTCGAGAAAAACCTTGTTAAGCATGAATTTGAGAAGAGTCGTTCAAATTTTCAGCCattctaaaaagaaattgtCAAATACTAAGCGTgatctataatttttataacaatttatagctgaaaattgaaataaaaattacaatattatgaaTGAgctgatagaaaaaaaacatttattatttttttggaaagaattattaaaggggtaaattttcatgattcttaaaattatgttgttacgtcataaatatctatatatatatatatatttttggatttcCAGATTTTTACCAGTAATtagtgtttaatttttattaaatttaatttttttttatacatatacagcaactagatttcatttttttttttattaaatttaatttttgttttattaatttaagctcagcgaaaaattgttttttaagcttttgttttttttttcgtttaagattaataagaaaatatttcgtTTCCTTTCAAATAACGCACAGATTAGAAACATCATgtgaaaggaatttttttttatacagaatttatttgattgatatagtttatttcatatatagggatgttttaaaagtatatttcatTGGTTAGAAAATGTTTTGACTTCGAAATCGAACGAATGACTTGAGGATCTCAGATAATTTCACTTGTAGGGTCTGCATAGAAGACGATGAGGCTTCCAAAGTCTGTCATCCAAACGCGAAACGTCTCCGGGAGAGATGTTTTTTTAAAGGAGCTATAAGATTCTGTGGAGATCAGAAGCCATGTAGAAAGCTCATAACTTCTCCGACGAGTGTACGTGTATGTagatacatgttatttgcacctgcatGGAATCTTGCAGGGATTCGGGTATAGAATGTTTGAGAAGCCGTGGGCTTTCTACGTGGCTTCTGACCTCCACAGAATCTTACAACTTCTTTAAAAAAGTACCTCTTTCCCGGAGACGTTTCGCCTTTGAATGACAGACTGTTCTCAAGGAAGACACAAAGCAtcctttggtataggtgctagGTGCTCCATGTGCGGTActtctcttattattattattattgttaaccAAATGCAAACAATTAATATGAAAGAACGTTTTCCCTTCAATGGCCatacatatttcgaaaataaaacatttcccAATAAGTTTtcttcattgaaattttgaaatataatgtatttgGCACTAAATTCAATGCCCtcgagaaaaaaaacaattcgatTTCACTCCGAACACACATATAATAGAATTTGCGGTCTTTACGGATTAATCagttttatatgaaatgaactatattttcaaaaaggaatgtttttttggaaagaaaaatatggtccatataaaatttattgcacgttttaaatatgatataaattctttattattcAGGGTaagccattttaatatattatggctaatagcttgactattaaagaaacccgaggAACTAGGTCCAACTTGATgttagaacatgatgtcccccatcaaactctacaacttttgttgaagtgatttttttatgggttcgctacaaaacaagctattagacataagatattaaaatgatccatcctgtatataaataaaactgaagCTGAATAATTTTTCTCGGAAAAAAATGTCCCAATTAATTATATCACGGAATTTACGTCAAAACAATATGAGAAATGAGCATATAGCTCACTTATTGTTGACACCgtagaaatgaaaataataaatatttcagctcgatttttataaaaaaaaaaaagaatttattggtgataaaaaaaattgcacatgCTCTCGTTTGTGACACAAGTGGAGATCTTGAGAATCTTCATTcaagattaattttaaattctgtaTTAAGAGAAGAATTGctaaaaaatcgattcaaaacaaatacgtttttttttatttattaagtttttttttgtgcaagATTTAACAAGGTATCATCATCAtggaattttaacaaaatattttatctaaaaagtcAGTAATTTTTATGCGCCAGTCGATAAATagccaaatttaaaattaaatcatcgaaattttttgGAGTTTACTCTCTAAGAATCCAATTTCATATAAGGCGCTCGGTACATTTCACAGgatgtctacttaagttggctacatacgGAAAACTTAAGGTATACGAAAAAATCATATGTAGCCAACATAAatagacaccctgtataaaaaagACATGAAACCTCCTATACCGAACTCTAATCGCTCGTAGCTGAATTTAAGGCGCCAGTATTGGTTCACCGTCAAAATTTAGATGAGATAATTCCAAATTAAGccttaactcgaaatttggcgaCAGGCTTATGAAGATAACTACAATTTTTCAAAGAGGGTATTTAAGGGAGAATAGAAAGagggttgtttttttttcgttatttaaatattttctttaaaatctaacctaattattttttttttaaataaaatatatttttatattattatttaattattgtaaaatttaaaaacttaatgcaaaaattattatttttttatacgacTTATGTAGCAATAATtagatttaaatattgtttttgagtttgcaattaattttagttcacaAACAAGTCAATTTTGTCATGTTTTTACTTTGATTGAGCAAGtttgttttcaagaaattttatagtaaaaatttttacgttatgaaaaataaacgtaGTTGATCTAGACCCAGTTGTAATATTTGACAGTCTTTTGGAAATTTGAGAGACTGTAACTTAGCCGAAAATATCTTTTTCAGAAAGCCTCAGGCCATGTGATTTCACGATCAAGGATTGTCTTTGAATGAATCGAGGAAGTGAAACACCACATATAGACTGATATGGATACCAGACCACTATGGCGTTAAAGGGAACGAGACAGTGGACTGGTTGACATGATAGGGGTGGTATAGTTTCAACTGCTTCATTTCACCCGAGCCTGTCATTCCCAAAGCAACATGTTTCGTATAATTTACGGAATTAAAAGATGGCTATGACAAGATCATCTtgatagaccttttcatttacaaaaatgattattttttgtttcggacagatgTCAAATAACTGTTCAAGTCTTAGACAACCATGAAAAAATCTAagtaattctgaaaaagtcttaggaactctgaataactctgaattccTCAACGTTTTTGGACTAGTTCAATTCAGACTTATATTCACAGTTTTTCAAACTAGTCCAAAAACattgagaaattcagagttcttaagactttttcagagttttctaagacttattctttcttcaaatattttttccatcaaggaagatacaagatatttattttctttacttgaatagttttttgacaactgtccgaaacaatagcaaatcgatgaaaaggcctattatTGAGATTATAATAACCACAGCCAGACCAGTCTCTCAAATTTTCAGCTATTTTAAAAACTGACTGTCAAATACTTAGTCTTGgcctaataaatatttgtatataaatgtgCACAGCATGCATGATGACGCAGTCAAAAATAGCAACAATtcctagtaaaaattttttaacatggttcaaaaacattaattttttttttggatttacaaCAATATGGTATTAATAGCTACATGTTCGTAGAGCGAAGGACCCAACCAAGCATTTCAAGATATAAATGCATGCTGTAATAATAAATGCTGAGAccctaaacttaaaaaaaaggttatttttgagatttatgtaaaacttttattcgatttttcgtGTATAGAGTACCTTGCAATGCAATTCTAAATTTTGCTTGTCTCAATTTTTTGGTGCTAAAAATTCACTCGAAACACTCGGTATTTGCAACAAAGATGCGTTTCCGAATGTCTATCAAATGCTTCGTGTTTGTCAGTTTTGCCTGTGGCAACAGCGGTGAATGAACGCTCCAGTTCAACGTTGtgtcgtctcaaaacataccttagatcGGTTTAGCCCTCCCTCAATATAAAATCGCGGTGTAGAGGTCGATCTACACAGAGTTTtggagaaaagttttttctgtagCTCGCACAAGGACCATATTCAATCAAAGTTTACCGTATCTAAGTGAGAAACATAAAGATATCGATAGGTTTCGATTGTCTAaacgaaaatcattttaagcTAAAAAGCTGTAAACAAGATCATTTCCCAGAAATGTATGTTTTTGACAAATGTCAACGCCATTAACGACGTTAGTGATCAAATCTAAAAACATGCATTTATGGATACATTATGAGTAACCTGGATTATTTTATTTCCCAGTTGCTGCTAATAATTAGCTATAAATCGTTCGCTATACGAACAAATCTTATAATATCTAGATACATCACAGAATTCAACTTAAtacaaaaagcaaaaatttccTTGTCAATTTTTCATTCGACAATTTCCACGTTTCATCTTTGCATTCTAAAATGTGATAGGAGATAAAAGTTTACAAGTGATACAAAgggaattatttgaaaattgacaAGATTTTCTAACAAGATCGAAAGATCTTCATTCCTATTTAcagagaaataaaaattctaaaaaatattttctaacaacTTAACACAATCTATACAACAATTAAGCTGCCGTTGTCGATTTACTTCGACGCatcgattattatttattcgagtataaaataaaaacggaaaaattaaaaaaatattaagtgcaacacctttttttttttcttgtaataaaaatatatataaacactcTAAAAATTTGACTTGTAAGTTGTTGTTCTTGGgatcagtattttttttctttgcagCACTCAAATTTTGGAATGCTTTTTTGGAATGATTGTATCATCTAAAAAAATAgctttcacaaaaataaaaaaaatcgaaagaaagcctatttctgttttaatatacaaagggaaaattaatttttatacagtttCTCTCAAAAAGaggttaaaaattgttttgttttttaccctcgtgtgaaaattattgttgtgtgccccgtttttttttatttaaactaaataattattatacgcTCATGACTAGATTTGAATAAATACTTCatacaagatattttttctcgaaaataaaatatatacaaatttaaaaattacaaaaatttttcacttttccaTCCAGTCtttcagttattattattattattattattttgataaattttattcgatttatttAGATCTGTGGAAAAGTTTACGATTccctaaaaaatattaataaaattgtgggGGGTGTATATTTTCAGCATGTACATTCATTAGAAAATAGTAGGAATAAAGATTTAAATCGAGACTTTAAATTTTGGTAACGATTGTGACCGAATTTAAAGCTAAAAAGCCaagaagtattaaattttatccttaTTTGATTTATTCACAGACTTATCGGATCTTAGTTTTGGTGAGGATTTGAAATAGTGTTACCAAGAACATTCTTTTGACTCTCCatacaattttctattaaacaaatatgattttttactgTGGTAATGAATAGATCCTATCCTGTGATGAAGCAGATGAAAATCCGATTTCCTTATCTCAAATAGTTATAGGAATCATATTTTACAAGACAAATTAGCACAGAGACTTCCGAAAGTCCTTGTATGAGGTGGCGAAACGAATGCATGTAAACCTGCTGGGACAAAGATGAAGCCgttgatataaaatacatgtgAATTCTAAGTTAGGCCACACTTTACAAATCTATCCCTAATTTATCCCTACTAGTCTTATGCTCGTACATgccgtataaataaatataattaagtccaacctttttttttttggtcatttGAGATTCAAAATTTGgtgtttttttgtacttttactacttgaaaattgagaattaaattttttttttattcatagcaCAGCCCAAAACTCTtcgattaaacaaaatttcaccATACCCCTCACACATGATCAAATCGTATTctcgtaatttaaaaaaaaaaaattaaaataaaaaacaatgaaattaatttgttttggtatTAAAATATCTTGTACTAATTttccttttgttaaaattatgattaatttagtaattaattattatattattacactaTGCCCAATATTATTTtggtattataatttaatttttttggggtGGGTAGAGGATTTTTGATAATtcctcttaaaaaatatttggttcatTTGAATTAAGCCGCCAATGGAGTCTGTTgtttggtattattattaaataccttgtctattattttaatgccaaaatatcaaattttctcgtacaaaattacaatttaattcgttttaaattatatgtttaatttatctaatcctaaattgttttgaaactgttgaaatgttttgaatttaaaacaaaaacaaaccaattaaattgtaatttttttgtggtacgatttaaaaaagaattaaatttgaatttaattgaaataatttttcgtttgaTATTAAGAGatgtttgattaatttaatttaattaaatttaatagacAAGAACAGATTCCATTGTAATTAAATCTCATTTATTGTTCGAACCATTATTTTGTTGAGATGAATCTGTAGTAGTATTGGCTGCTGTTGTTGTGATTGCTGTTGATGTTGAGGTTGATTGAGGTACACGACGAgctaattttgatctaaatttcaaaaaaaaaaatcacatttactTTTATTCTGATATTATTCCTTTGTAAGGTTACCATTCATTAATAACGTAAcgatgattttgttttttttaacaaccTCCCACCCCCGCTATGTAAGGGTATATAAGAATTCTCGACACCTCTTCTTTTTACGTAAGATTATAGAATGAAGAAAACCATTCGGCATTCGAAATGGAATTAGATTTCACAACATTTACACAACATTTAATTttgacttacaaaatattatataagaatGGGTTTAAGTACTCTCCCCCCCTCCAAGATAAGGGGACATGTAGAGTTTTTTAACCCTTCCTTCTCCTCAGGAACCTTACGTAATTAACACATGGACTCTAAGTAAATTTCGACTACGAACAAATTCCCGGTTTGTCGTTGGCGAGTAGGTAATCATAATCCCCGATAAGGCAATAAATTCCGATTTTTCCAATTAGTGGCCACTTTGTAAAATCTCATGCAATAATCTTGAATGGtgttttcaaaacataaaaaaagatttcaataCTAACCTGATTTGACCAGCTAATAATGGATTAATAGCATACAACCAATCATGAACGTCACGGGCATGTAATGTTTGTAACAAGTAGCCACGTGTACGTGTTACAACACTGAACGCGTGTGGAACTTTAACCATTGCTAATTGAGCTTCTGAGTGCTCAACTTGAGCTGTTGCTAAATTTATTAATGCACGTTCAACTGGATCCTTCTCATCTcggaaaataaatacatatggTCGTCGAACAGCctaaacaaattattacaatgaattaattataactaGCTAAACATGTTCTAAGTCTTTCAATTAACTACGTTTTCTGGTCTGGACATAATATGGGTATTttatatgagaaaatatttaaaaaatacttcgtCATGTTTGCTAACCGGgatgttttcaaaattatcaaaagaatacgctcttaaacTAAGGCCATCGAGTTACGGATCATCCTGTATAAAGGAATAAAAACTGAGAGTATCCCATgtgaattttattctaaaacctGGACACCCAAATTGAAATGATGTCAAGCATATTACGCCGATATAGCCTACTACATTACTCTTGCAAACAGgcactaataaaattattgaattcgaATAACTTTAAGTTAACCACTTTAAGCATAAAATCGTAGCATATGCAGATGATTTAGCTGTTATCATCAGAAGCAAAGTCGAGTAACAGGCCAGTTATTTGTGATAGAAATTCGAGAGATTGTTGCCAAGGTTTAGTCCAACAGATTTTATGCTACGAtaattctcttttattttcattgaggACATTTTACAGGTGTTCAAATTTACAAACGTTTCGAAATGACTGTAAAAGACTTGTTACATTTCATTGTCAGTCTCAATTTCGGATAATTAAAACTACTTACCACCCATCGTTTTTTCCAACCATTTGTTTTATGctctaaaacatttaaatatccTTTACGTGCAACAACAGGACTGACACGTATCTCCTCAACTTCCGGTGCATATAATACTAAAGGTTCTGTTACGTTGCTCTTTGTATTCTGTGACGATTGTTGTGATAACGCTGACGATGTTGTTGAAGAGTTTGTATTAGCTGTTGGTCCATGTTGAGCACCTCCACCCCACATGGCCATACTTTGTTCTAACAAAGGTCGTGCTTTCTCCGGTGAACACAGCTCAATTGAACTGGCTGACATAATACTTGACACCATACTTGAACTCATATCAGCACATCCTTCATCTCCTGGGGACACATCGTTTGATGGATTCACTGATGTATGATCTTTTTTGCCTTGTATTAATCGTACACACTTGAGTAACAAGTCTCGTTCCCTATCCGTATATTCTTTGTTTTCGGCATCTTTGATTTGTATATCGATTGTATTCGTGTTATTGTTATCAATACGTCCAGCTTTTGCGACCATATTACAAACTTCTTTCTCACTTTTCGTAAAATCGTGACGAGGTGTTGATGTAAATTGATTTGTATTCGAATTGTTTTGCGTAGTCGGTTTATCTAAGCCAAGACGTTCGcgtaacaataaaatatgacGTATACGTCCAACTTCCTCTAAACGACGTAATTTTTCTAATTCCCATTGATGGTCGAATATTAAACTATCACCACGTGGTCTCCAACCATCTAGGTTCTCTTCACCACGTACATATGTGGAGCTTGTGTCTAGGACACGACGTTGACGTCTTTGTAcgccttaaaaaatttaataaaaattttgatatttttgagttgttcaaaatttaaaagtggtaGAAAAAGAGCGGAgaaattaaataagttaattcaattttggtttttattctcaaaatacttccaatttaaattcaaaatctaCATTGTCACGAGAGGGGTCATCTCAAACGCACCTTTCATCTAAGCCTGCCATTTTCGTATCAAGATATCCCGTAATTTATCGAATCAAATAATGGCTACTACAAGCCCATTTTGATTATTGGAACTTTGCGCAGGGCATACGACATGCCAAACTGTGTAATATCACAgctactctatcgatttgatgatttttttaacgcAAACTGAATTTAATCGCCGATTTCATCaacaataaagaatataaatagtttccgaatttttatattttaaaggcaaggttgaaataaaaatctagAGATGTCAACCAAAATTGAGTTAATATTATCAACTTCCCCATTTACTACAACTACTAAAAGCGTTTTATAGAGAAGGCAGTGTGCAAACAGCATGCTTTTCTTTGTAGTAAAGTGAGTTTTCTAAATTCTAAACTAGCTGGAAACAAACCTGGACTACCTGCTTCAGAAGCACGACGTAATAATAACTCGTAAACACCGCTCAAACGATTTGCTTCAGGTGTACGATAATATTGTCCActgaataaatgttttaatgagCGTGGTCCGCCAGTTCGAGCATCACGTCCATAAATTATCATTGAAAGGTCCTTTGTTACAATTGCCGGTCGGCTACAATTCTCCAACTGTAAAGAGagataaattatgttataattaagTATACTTCGGTCGTTATAGACGAcgaattttaataatctttagtcactaaaatttttattgtggtACTTACCTCCAGGTAGGCTGAAATAGTCATAAAGATTTGTTCACCACTTCCAGTGACACGATTCAATAATGGGCTATTATGTAAAGATGAATCCCAAGCGGCTTCAAATCTAAACATACATCGATCATCTCCAGGTACTTCAATCTGTTCACCAGGGAACAATCCCAACGATAATACTGAACTATCATCTTCCTCGTCGCCACCATCACATGACGTTTCCGGTGTGTTTCGTATACGTCCCACAACTAATTCACGAACATCACGCCAACGTATTTCCGGTGCTGGATCATGTACAACTGTAATACGCAATCGCCGCTGTATACCTTGATGTAACAAGAATACTCCCCGACATGGTAGATCATCCCCATGTTCTACAACGCACGGAACATATTCTCCATTTGGTGCAAGCTCACATATTTCAAACCATACGAGTAAATCGTGTTTAGATTGTACGTGAGCGGTGCTGGGACTTGGTGGAGCACCAAACTTTGGTGATCGTACTGGTTGACTGATCGGTATACTTGGTGGTAACATTCGACGTGGTGGTTGTCGATGTTGTGACGATTGTTGTGTGATACCTTCACGGGCTGCTTGATGTAATGGATGCGCTTGATAGTGTCCAAATACTTCGAACACGATTGGTTGTGTTTTGATGTATTCGACAAATGATTTTGTTGTGTTTACGGTTATCTAAATTTTGAAttcgtaaaaatttaatttttagtacaaaaaaagaatcacCAGGTTACTTTTTACAGTGTTTAAGTAGTCTTCGGGGAATACTTACATTTTGTACATGATAAAATCCAAGAGGTGTCCCTTTTCCTGTATTTTTAACCGGTTCTGTTGAAAAGGCTTCATCGTGTCGATGTAGgaaactataaaagaaaattttaaaatagttttcagcAATCATTAATGCTTAGAGTTACTATACCCGGAAACATCTTAAACAAACAGTagcactaaaaatattttgaacttaCTTAAATTGACAGAATACATCAGCATATTCGGTTGAAATACCAACAGCTTGTAAAACCGTCACTCTAAATGTAAAATCATTGCTTGGTGTTAAATGTGGTGGGAATTCTTCTTCTTTTAATTCGGATGACACTGAACTATCGCCACGTCCCGAGTCTGCGTCACATTCAATTtctgtatttacaaaattaataaaaaatgttacgtTAATGACGGCGAAGATGAATCCACAGAGCAGTGATGACAGGCAGATAGAATAgaagaaatattcaaatttaaaaaaaacaaaaagaagatagatttctatttgaaatgatctctttaaaatttaatttactgtcCACAAATTCATTAAAGGTGTTAGGGGCTGCTCATAAATTACGTAACACATTTAGAACGATACCCCCCCCCTTTATTTCGAGAATTACGTACAAGCTTTGAAGGACCTCCCACCCCCGTACCAAAACAAATTGTAACATTATAATTTGATCCCCTTCTCCTCctaaatttgtttgtaatttaagtACAGCTCCTTAGATTAAATAAAAGCATGATTTAGAATAAGCTTCGGTCACACGAGCGTCAAAACCAAATCTTTGAGAAATACATTGTGTTGAATAAAACTGTGGATGTCCATTTCAACACGTTACAACATTACAACGACCCTAGTggaaataatttcttctgtaagtctaaaaaattctgaaaaagtatgaaaaaatttatgtaaatttatcaaGAAGTAAGACTTTTTGAATTAATCAGTAAAATTCCTCAGTcttctagaattgtttttcaGAACACTAGaagattaaattatactatCATCGGAAAATATTTCCACCAGGGTCCTTCCTTTAATGGTCCGTAAACTTGTGTTGAATTTAACGTTTATGTAACCGTAGCCTAAGTAGAAAAAATAgtgttagaaaaataaacagACAATTAGCAATGAAAAAAACACATTGAAttagtaagagatagaaaaaaaattaatagaaattgtattttttaagttatacttTTTTTGGGCGCGCATTATGACAAAAAGCTAAAGAAGTGtagcacttaaaaaaattttatatttcatggaCAGTAAATATACTGCCCCGCAAAACAAGTGTCgcacttttaaattttctcgaaatttcaaactgatATGTCTCGGCGAGAAATGATTGGAtctgaatgaaatataaatgatCTGATAGATTGTAATTTctagtttttaaatcaatatctcAAACATTTTATCCATAACTTAATATTTAAGGTACAGGGCTGAAACCCTGAGAAATTGAtttcctttaattttattttggcaatCCTAAATCTCCACCTGAAAGATGAATTTTTCATCCGTAAGGATAGAAgagattatttcaaaagaatttaGAAGAAAACATCAATTTAGCAATACAATTAAAGcaaatgaaattaaatgtttcgattgattaaaaaaaaaattgaattagtaattttttaccAACCATCTTTAATAAGATCCCCAACTTGTCCATCAACAATACGTTCATCTAAACGTGACGCACTCTTTGAGTGCGGTGGTGGGGGTATTTGAATTTGTTGAGATCCATCGGTGAATGATATACGTGCACTTTGTCGTACACCACTTGAACGTTCAGCATTATTGTCTTCTTCGGCAACCGCTTGAACAGCAACACGTAACCAACCGCGAACATCACCTTTTTCACTCACAATTGCTACTTTATGCACCAAGGGTACAGGGTacattaaattacttaaatatacaaaagatCTGtcgcagaaaaaaaaaattaatcaaatcagtttttcgaaaattcgtCAAGAATAAACTTAAATATGCAAGTAGTCCCAGAAGTATTCAACGTACTTTCTGGGATACCCTTCGTAATagaataaatgtaatatttaccTGCCAACCATTCGGAACCAAGGAAAACGATCATAGAATGGATCTCCACCAGTTAATGATTCCACATTATAATCAGGCGAGGTTGGTGAAAGTTCAGCTTCATTATGATACATTTCACGCATCAATTCCAATCGTTGTCTTTAAAATAAGAACCAACAAAAAAACATCAACATTAAAgcatactttttttattgaaatcatgCGTTTAGGTGAGGAACTACTTGAATTTGTTTGGGCTTTCATCGATTAATCGATAGCATataattctaaacaaaattCTAAACAAAATGGTTTATGTACAATTTAGCTgcttttttccatcgaaaataggaaaaatcgtgaaaaaaaaatacatagccAAATTGAGCCATTCATTACCGATTAATCAGTCATTTGTTCGTTTTCTAGTCGTGTAGTTTTAGACAATTTGTTCCTCACCGAGTATTATGAAGTGCTGTTTACACTATGAACGTAACATTACGCGACATACAAGCTGCTGAATCTTTTGCAAACTACGCGTTTGCTATTTTGCTGTTAATAGTGTAGACAGGACTCATTTtatcaacaaacaaaaaatgtacaacAACACATAACAGAAATACATTCGAGaacatgcaaaaataaaattgctcaGACTTCATAAATAGGCTTTATATGTTGTctgatttttatccaatttttaagaaaaatactttgttttttttttttacttcgaattttgacttttatttactttgtaagctacaagttttaaaaa includes:
- the LOC123301550 gene encoding kinesin-like protein unc-104 isoform X8 — protein: MSSVKVAVRVRPFNNREISRDCKCIIEMGGNTTSIVNPKVPNGKDIKSFNFDFSYWSHNTDDENFSSQAVVYSDIGEEMLQHSFDGYNICIFAYGQTGAGKSYTMMGKQEEGQEGIIPQICQDLFTRIRKTTCDELKYSVEVSYMEIYCERVRDLLNPKNKGNLRVREHPLLGPYVEDLSKLAVTSYQDIHDLIDEGNKARTVAATNMNETSSRSHAVFTIFFTQQRFDTITQLTTEKVSKISLVDLAGSERADSTGAKGTRLKEGANINKSLTTLGKVISALAEIASKAKKSKKADFIPYRDSVLTWLLRENLGGNSKTAMIAAISPADINYDETLSTLRYADRAKQIVCKAVVNEDANAKLIRELKEEIQKLRELLKQEGIDVQEGPDGKVVYEKRDLNKDGNGGQNIKQQKNEEQTERHRVPSTTIAEEAVDQLQASEKLIAELNETWEEKLKRTELIRLQREAVFAEMGVAVKEDGITVGVFSPKRTPHLVNLNEDPFMSECLIYYIKDGVTRVGSAEANVPQDIQLSGAHILSEHCVFENKDGVIQLIPHNGAFIYVNGREITSPIVLKTGSRVILGKNHVFRFNHPDQVRERREKQELEEKEDISPAASPENVDWNFAQIELLEKQGIDLKAEMEKRLLVLEEQFRKEKEEADQLFEEQRKNYEARIDALQKQVEEQSMTMSMYSSYTPEDFNNDEDIFVNPLFDAECCWTERQCWLAAWAWRKWKHHQFTSLRDDLWGNAIFLKEANAISVELKKKVQFQFTLLTDTLYSPLPPDLVTSAANNPLIGPSLAITASENDLDEDGERVFPRTIVAVEVQDTKNGATHYWSLEKLRQRLELMREMYHNEAELSPTSPDYNVESLTGGDPFYDRFPWFRMVGRSFVYLSNLMYPVPLVHKVAIVSEKGDVRGWLRVAVQAVAEEDNNAERSSGVRQSARISFTDGSQQIQIPPPPHSKSASRLDERIVDGQVGDLIKDEIECDADSGRGDSSVSSELKEEEFPPHLTPSNDFTFRVTVLQAVGISTEYADVFCQFNFLHRHDEAFSTEPVKNTGKGTPLGFYHVQNITVNTTKSFVEYIKTQPIVFEVFGHYQAHPLHQAAREGITQQSSQHRQPPRRMLPPSIPISQPVRSPKFGAPPSPSTAHVQSKHDLLVWFEICELAPNGEYVPCVVEHGDDLPCRGVFLLHQGIQRRLRITVVHDPAPEIRWRDVRELVVGRIRNTPETSCDGGDEEDDSSVLSLGLFPGEQIEVPGDDRCMFRFEAAWDSSLHNSPLLNRVTGSGEQIFMTISAYLELENCSRPAIVTKDLSMIIYGRDARTGGPRSLKHLFSGQYYRTPEANRLSGVYELLLRRASEAGSPGVQRRQRRVLDTSSTYVRGEENLDGWRPRGDSLIFDHQWELEKLRRLEEVGRIRHILLLRERLGLDKPTTQNNSNTNQFTSTPRHDFTKSEKEVCNMVAKAGRIDNNNTNTIDIQIKDAENKEYTDRERDLLLKCVRLIQGKKDHTSVNPSNDVSPGDEGCADMSSSMVSSIMSASSIELCSPEKARPLLEQSMAMWGGGAQHGPTANTNSSTTSSALSQQSSQNTKSNVTEPLVLYAPEVEEIRVSPVVARKGYLNVLEHKTNGWKKRWVAVRRPYVFIFRDEKDPVERALINLATAQVEHSEAQLAMVKVPHAFSVVTRTRGYLLQTLHARDVHDWLYAINPLLAGQIRSKLARRVPQSTSTSTAITTTAANTTTDSSQQNNGSNNK